The sequence aaaatcatcatcatcatcatcatcaatcgtatttattgagcgcttactatgtgcagaacactgtactgagcgcttgggaagtacaaattggcaacatatagagacagtccctacccaacagtgggctcacagtctaaaagggggagacagagaacaaaaccaaacatacttacaaaataaaataaatagaatagatatgtacaaataagagtaaaaaatatgtacaaacatatatacaggtgctgtggggaagggaaggaggtaagatgggggggatggagagggagaggaaggaaggggctcagtctgggaaggaaatgtgggcaaaggggttggcagcgagataggcaagattgagcaAGCAGACGTTAGAGAAACAAAGTGCAAGGCCATTACGACCTGTGCAATGTGCCAGTTTATTTGAATTTGGATAAAAGGCTGTAGGATTTAGGACAGTGTATACTAAAACGTGCCACAGTTGTCAAGGGGGCCAAAATGACGCTTTTTAGACTCCCCTGCAGGCTGCCTATTTGTTGGCTTCTCCATTCTCTGCAGGGGCGGTACACCTAAGGTAAGGTTTCATCGTTTCCTCAGTGAATCCGCATCTAAACTAATTCACTCTGTTGCTCCTTTTAGACTTTCAGTCATGGCAGGAGCAGAAGCTGATGGACAGTTCCAGTTTACTGGGTTTAAAAAATACTTCAATTCCTACACGCTCACAGGCAGGAGGAATGTAGGTATTGGTCACCATTACTTTAATGATTACGCTTTGAAGTTGTTCTGTGGGATCTTgactttgcttttttttaattaattatttttagTATGTTCTCGCCACATACGGAAGTATCGCTTTGCTGATTCTGTACTTCAAGCTAAAGCCTAAAAAATCGCCAGCTGTGACAGCAAAATAAAGTGGTAAGAATCAGATTTAGTCAGAACTTTCTGCACAAATGTAAGGGATTTTAAGTGTCACAGAGCTTTAAAAGTGCCTGGGCTTCAGAGGATTGAAATTAAATAACTTGAATAACCTGAAGAGAGCCCAaagtagcctggcttagtgggcttgggagtcagaggttgtctgctgtgtgactttgggcaagtcacttcatcatcatcaatcgtatttatttatttattgagcgcttactatgtgcagatcactgtactaagcgcttgggaagtacaaattggcaacatatagagacagtccctacccaacagtgggctcacagtctaaaagtcttcacttctccgggcctcagttacctcatctgtgaaatgggggttaagactgtgagccccacgtgagacaacctgatcgccttgtatcctccccagtgcttagaacggtgctttgcacatagtaagcgcttaacaaatgccatcattattatcattccagcatttagaacggtgcttggcctgtagtaagcgcttagcaaatactgtcattattataagtCAACCGTCCTAACTAGATGAAATGCATTAATCATCAAACTGCAAGATTTGACCAGTAGTGGCTACCTTTCAAACCGGACCATAATGTAGCAAAACGTAACAAATGGATTTCTTCAACCTTATattgatcgatcagtcaatcagtggcatctattaaccgctgagggcttggggaagaacaatacaATGGTTTTTAAAAGTGTTCATATGCGTGTGTTTTGTTTATCTTGCTAGGATTCCAGAATGCTTGTGTTCTACCTTGTCCTGAGTTCCCATGGAAGCTGACAACGCATCACTAAGTGTACAGAATAAAACCTGACCAGAGAAAATGGTTTGTTTTTATTTacaaaatataaaaaatataaaaactgTACAAAATGCAACAAAGACAGAACTGGCAGTGACTTGTGCCTGTCTAAAtatttgcttttggtttcccaaagCAAGGCTCTGTTCCGGAGGTAAGCAACTGAAATGTCTACAACTGACTTCAAGTGTATTAGGTTGTATCTGCTACTGGAGCCAAAGTTTAGTCGAAGGTACCCTGGGCTATTTTAGACTCGGGCTTCCCTTCGAGAGGTTGTGTGTTTTTGAATCAAACGGTTTGGAGGCGTTTAATAGACAATCTCATACAATAATCCACCCTAGACCCACTTTTAGTTCCAGACGACGCGATAAGGCATGAGAGGAATTTCATTAAACTCTGCCCTGGGTACGTTATACACTGCTCAGATCCCAGTTTAGTACCCGGGGCACCGTGAATCCGATAACTTAGGTTCTGTCCTGCAGAAATGTAGCACACGCAGCTGGGGAGTGCAATTAAGATTAGCCTCCAGTTCGTGTGATTCAGGTGGGGGAGCACCTGGACTGTTTCAGCACTTTTGGAGACCCACAGGTGATTAGTAGGGTGAGGATCGTTTCGTTCTAGGCAAGGAAAGACCATGATCAGAAAGGACACAATTACAGTATTCAGTCGGTACGTCAACACGTCTTTTTTTCCATGCAAAGCAGTAAGGAAACTTCATCTGTCCACGCCAGGAGCGTTCCTGCTCCGAACCTTCTCCCTCGGACTCAACTCATCGGAAAAGTTCACTTTGGACAGCAAGACTGAATTAATATTACTAAGaagtaatattaatattaagtgcATTTACAAAAGAACAAAC comes from Tachyglossus aculeatus isolate mTacAcu1 chromosome 16, mTacAcu1.pri, whole genome shotgun sequence and encodes:
- the ATP5MK gene encoding ATP synthase membrane subunit DAPIT, mitochondrial, which encodes MAGAEADGQFQFTGFKKYFNSYTLTGRRNYVLATYGSIALLILYFKLKPKKSPAVTAK